Proteins from a genomic interval of Kozakia baliensis:
- a CDS encoding DEAD/DEAH box helicase — MNAPSQTGEFQTGDLVKARGREWIVLGKPGEGLMRVRPLSGSEEDAIVIATALEATPVQSATFAPPRFDQLDTQDAARMLADALRLSLRRGAGPFRSAAHLGVEPRAYQLVPLLMAMRLDVKRLLIADDVGIGKTIEAGMILREMLDRSEIDRFAVLCPPHLVDQWVGELAEKFDIDAIAVTSARARSLERGLAPGDTIFAVHPFTVVSLDYIKTDSRRASFAQTCPEFVIVDEAHTCVGGSEKGTHQRYALLEMLAEKAERHLLLLTATPHSGNQDAYARLLSLLHPDLSSGPEVSDVNAVERYRRRLAQHFVQRRRPDIADKWGEARAFATSMKKDAPYALTGDFLNFQEDVLEYCVGVANRADGEKGRRLAFWGTLALMRCVGSSPAAALSALRNRLGGMAEADALKPILFDSDESDFADTDLEPATALDSEDAAELRGLIVKAEGLVENFAKDPKLRELTRWVTYLTKEKGARPVIFCRFINTAEAVGAALQAQFKKHKVEVVTGRLTPEERRARVEALECHPERILVATDCLSEGINLQSLFNAVVHYDLNWNPTRHQQRDGRVDRFGQQAAEVWSLMIFGENSIIDGAVIKVIKDKMERIQKETGVVVPVPEDSASVSNALMQAMLLHSSRPRAQGMFDFGDAEKKLDDQWKNAEDDARRSQTRYAQSALKPDEVLPEWHRLRALLGGPEEVGRFTRRALLRLDKPLGEQGAYWRVHYSDMPLQLRERLAARRLTGTRLIGFEDSLPPEVAHVGRTHPLVALLAETMAEGALDPASVEGLVPLGRSGAWRTRAADTLTTVLLLRLRFKLTTSGRRTLLAEEATALAFASGTAEAFAQGADALALLEKEASGNLEPAAITRQINTALTRIEGYQPAIAAYAKVRAQQLSEDHDRVKAATRGEGATTEVEPVLPADVIGLYILVPESN; from the coding sequence ATGAATGCCCCCTCCCAGACTGGGGAATTCCAGACCGGCGATCTCGTCAAGGCACGCGGTCGCGAGTGGATCGTGCTGGGCAAGCCCGGCGAGGGGTTGATGCGGGTGCGACCGCTGTCAGGTTCGGAAGAGGACGCCATCGTCATTGCTACCGCTCTTGAGGCTACCCCAGTCCAGTCTGCGACGTTCGCGCCGCCACGCTTCGACCAGCTCGATACGCAGGACGCAGCGCGGATGCTGGCCGACGCCTTGCGCCTGTCGCTCCGGCGCGGGGCAGGGCCCTTCCGTAGCGCCGCGCATTTAGGCGTAGAGCCACGCGCCTACCAGCTAGTGCCGCTGCTCATGGCGATGCGGCTTGACGTCAAGCGCCTGCTAATCGCCGACGACGTGGGCATCGGCAAGACCATTGAAGCGGGGATGATCCTGCGCGAAATGCTCGACCGCAGCGAGATCGACCGTTTTGCCGTGCTCTGCCCGCCGCACTTGGTTGACCAATGGGTGGGCGAACTGGCCGAGAAGTTTGACATCGATGCAATCGCCGTCACCTCAGCCCGCGCCCGCTCGCTGGAGCGCGGCTTGGCGCCGGGCGACACGATCTTCGCTGTCCATCCCTTCACCGTCGTTAGCCTTGACTACATAAAAACTGACAGTCGCCGTGCCAGCTTTGCGCAGACCTGTCCTGAATTCGTTATCGTCGATGAGGCGCACACCTGCGTCGGGGGGAGCGAGAAGGGCACACACCAGCGCTACGCTCTGCTGGAGATGCTGGCGGAGAAGGCTGAGCGGCATCTTCTGTTGCTCACGGCAACTCCGCACAGCGGTAATCAAGACGCCTATGCGCGTCTGCTCAGCTTGCTCCATCCTGACCTTTCCAGTGGTCCAGAGGTGTCTGACGTTAATGCGGTTGAGCGCTATCGTCGCCGCCTTGCCCAGCACTTCGTTCAGCGTCGTCGTCCCGATATTGCCGACAAATGGGGTGAGGCCCGCGCTTTCGCCACGTCGATGAAGAAGGATGCGCCTTACGCGCTGACTGGCGATTTCTTGAACTTCCAAGAGGACGTGCTGGAATATTGCGTGGGTGTCGCCAATCGGGCCGATGGTGAGAAGGGCCGCCGCCTGGCGTTCTGGGGCACGCTGGCACTGATGCGCTGCGTCGGTTCCTCGCCCGCCGCCGCGCTTAGCGCACTGCGCAACCGGCTTGGCGGAATGGCCGAGGCGGACGCGCTCAAACCTATCCTGTTCGACAGCGACGAAAGCGACTTCGCTGACACCGATCTTGAACCCGCCACTGCGCTAGATAGTGAGGATGCTGCCGAACTGCGAGGATTGATCGTCAAGGCGGAAGGGTTGGTCGAGAACTTTGCCAAGGATCCCAAGCTTCGCGAGCTAACTCGCTGGGTTACGTACCTGACCAAGGAGAAAGGTGCGCGGCCAGTGATCTTTTGTCGCTTCATCAACACTGCCGAGGCGGTTGGCGCGGCGCTGCAGGCGCAATTCAAGAAGCACAAGGTCGAAGTCGTCACCGGTCGCCTCACCCCCGAGGAGCGCCGCGCCCGCGTGGAAGCGCTGGAGTGCCACCCTGAGCGCATCCTCGTCGCCACCGATTGCCTGTCCGAGGGCATCAACCTGCAATCGCTGTTCAACGCCGTGGTCCACTACGACCTTAACTGGAATCCTACGCGCCACCAGCAGCGCGACGGGCGCGTAGATCGCTTTGGCCAGCAAGCGGCGGAAGTGTGGTCGTTGATGATTTTCGGCGAGAATTCAATCATTGACGGCGCCGTCATCAAGGTTATCAAGGACAAGATGGAGCGCATCCAGAAGGAAACCGGCGTCGTTGTTCCGGTGCCAGAGGATTCAGCCAGTGTCTCCAACGCGCTGATGCAGGCGATGTTGCTGCATTCCAGCAGGCCGCGTGCGCAGGGCATGTTCGACTTCGGCGATGCAGAAAAGAAGCTCGACGATCAGTGGAAGAACGCCGAGGACGATGCGCGCCGCAGCCAGACGCGCTATGCTCAGTCCGCCCTTAAGCCTGACGAAGTATTGCCCGAATGGCATCGCCTGCGTGCGCTTCTGGGCGGGCCGGAAGAAGTCGGCCGTTTCACCCGCCGCGCCCTCCTGCGCCTCGACAAGCCGCTAGGCGAGCAGGGTGCATACTGGCGTGTCCACTACTCCGATATGCCGTTGCAACTGCGCGAGCGGCTTGCGGCTCGCCGCCTCACGGGTACCCGCCTGATCGGTTTTGAGGATAGCTTGCCGCCAGAAGTTGCCCATGTCGGCCGCACCCATCCGCTTGTCGCACTGCTGGCCGAGACGATGGCCGAAGGCGCGCTCGACCCCGCTTCGGTCGAAGGACTGGTACCGCTTGGCCGAAGCGGGGCGTGGCGCACGCGTGCGGCGGACACGCTCACCACCGTTCTGCTGCTGCGCTTGCGCTTCAAGCTGACCACGAGCGGCCGCCGAACCTTGCTGGCCGAGGAAGCTACTGCGCTCGCCTTCGCCTCCGGCACCGCGGAGGCTTTTGCGCAGGGCGCCGACGCGCTTGCGCTACTGGAGAAGGAGGCCAGCGGTAATCTCGAGCCCGCCGCTATTACTCGCCAGATCAACACAGCGCTCACCCGCATCGAGGGCTACCAACCTGCCATCGCCGCTTACGCTAAGGTGCGCGCCCAACAACTTTCCGAGGATCACGACCGCGTGAAGGCTGCAACCCGTGGCGAAGGTGCCACTACCGAAGTTGAGCCTGTCCTGCCTGCCGACGTCATCGGCCTCTATATTCTCGTTCCGGAGTCGAACTGA
- a CDS encoding recombinase family protein, giving the protein MNQKIGYARVSTEDQNLDLQRDALQQAGCRVIYEEAASGKGAARLELEQCRKALRSGDTLVVWRLDRLGRSLPDLVQIVAELERSGIGFESLTEKIETNSAAGKLVFHVFAALAEFERSLIRERTHAGLAAARARGRSGGRKPKLGEKQVREIKALLRDPDIQVAEVARRYGVSRATLYKHIGIVTPRHS; this is encoded by the coding sequence ATGAATCAGAAGATCGGTTACGCACGGGTTTCCACGGAGGACCAGAATTTAGACCTGCAGCGTGATGCGCTTCAGCAGGCTGGTTGCCGTGTCATCTATGAAGAGGCAGCGAGTGGCAAGGGCGCTGCGCGCTTGGAACTGGAGCAATGCCGGAAGGCGCTGCGTAGCGGTGATACGTTGGTGGTGTGGCGATTGGATCGACTCGGCCGCAGTCTGCCGGATCTGGTTCAGATCGTAGCCGAGTTGGAACGCTCTGGAATTGGCTTCGAAAGTCTCACAGAGAAGATCGAAACGAACAGCGCTGCGGGCAAGTTGGTTTTCCACGTATTCGCGGCTCTTGCTGAGTTCGAGCGCAGTCTGATCCGCGAGCGTACCCATGCGGGGCTAGCCGCAGCACGTGCTAGGGGCCGCTCAGGTGGCCGCAAGCCCAAGTTGGGGGAAAAGCAGGTGCGTGAGATTAAGGCGCTCTTGCGCGATCCTGACATTCAGGTGGCGGAGGTGGCGCGACGTTACGGTGTCTCCCGCGCCACTCTCTACAAGCACATCGGCATCGTCACCCCGCGCCACTCCTAA
- a CDS encoding IS4 family transposase yields the protein MARTAAVFDGDADIGERLGIATICRSFGREQIEQVLRASGRETRRRRDMPEDLTVYFVIAMALLMHVNIREVLRCLWAGLRDIGHGEVRLTGKSGISQARTRLGSEPLRQLYKNCVGPVATSATLGTHYKDWHLVAMDGSTLDVPDEIANRATFGGPTTYNDRSPFPQIRFVTLAEIGTRVMFGAEMADYATSERELARAVVEHLRPGMLCITDRGFFSFDMMQRIRETGADALLRARKDIMLPVMETLPDGSWRSELNTWRRTERSDSGPSKPIPVRVVRYRLGGVENRDETYTLVTTILDPERAPASDLAALYHERWEIETAFDELKTHLRGARLCLRSKTPELVRQEFHGLMLAHFAIRSLMHEAALKAKEDPDRLSFTHGLRVIRRKIGHMVLLSPSAEEKSMERHPA from the coding sequence ATGGCACGGACTGCGGCGGTATTTGACGGAGACGCGGACATTGGCGAGCGTCTGGGAATAGCGACGATCTGTCGCAGCTTTGGCCGTGAGCAGATCGAACAGGTGCTACGGGCGAGCGGCCGCGAGACGCGGCGTCGTCGGGACATGCCGGAAGACCTGACGGTCTATTTCGTCATTGCCATGGCGCTGCTGATGCATGTGAATATCCGCGAGGTTCTACGATGCCTTTGGGCAGGGCTGAGGGATATCGGTCATGGCGAGGTTCGCCTCACCGGCAAATCGGGCATTTCACAGGCGCGAACCCGGCTGGGGTCAGAACCTCTCCGACAGCTTTACAAGAACTGTGTCGGTCCCGTCGCAACGTCCGCGACACTGGGGACGCATTACAAGGACTGGCATCTCGTTGCCATGGACGGCTCCACACTCGATGTGCCTGATGAGATCGCCAATCGCGCGACGTTCGGTGGTCCGACGACTTACAATGACCGAAGCCCGTTTCCTCAGATCCGGTTCGTCACTCTTGCCGAGATCGGCACCCGCGTCATGTTCGGCGCGGAAATGGCGGATTACGCCACCAGCGAACGAGAATTGGCCCGCGCCGTGGTGGAGCATTTGCGACCTGGCATGCTTTGCATAACGGATCGAGGCTTTTTCAGTTTCGACATGATGCAGCGGATCAGGGAAACTGGGGCAGATGCGCTTCTGCGTGCCCGCAAGGATATCATGCTGCCGGTAATGGAAACCTTACCCGATGGCTCATGGCGAAGCGAACTGAATACCTGGCGTCGCACGGAACGCAGTGACAGCGGCCCGTCGAAGCCCATTCCGGTCCGGGTCGTGCGTTATCGACTGGGGGGAGTGGAAAACCGCGACGAGACCTACACGCTGGTGACAACGATCCTCGATCCGGAACGTGCACCCGCGTCCGATCTGGCTGCGCTTTATCACGAACGTTGGGAAATCGAGACCGCGTTCGACGAACTCAAGACCCACCTGCGCGGCGCGCGTCTGTGTTTGAGAAGTAAGACACCGGAACTTGTTCGTCAGGAATTCCACGGCCTGATGCTTGCACATTTCGCGATACGAAGTCTGATGCACGAAGCCGCTCTGAAGGCAAAGGAAGATCCAGATCGATTGTCATTCACCCATGGCCTGCGGGTCATACGACGCAAGATAGGCCACATGGTCCTGCTTTCCCCCTCGGCAGAGGAAAAAAGCATGGAACGCCATCCTGCTTGA
- a CDS encoding IS5 family transposase, whose product MAWTGIARREHSREGLRYPSDMTDAEWALIMPFVPPAKRGGRPRTTDMREVINAILYVASAGCAWRLLPKCFPPVSTVRRYFYTWRDGGLFEVMNTVLVMSLREIEGREASPSAGVIDSQSVKTTESGGISGYDAGKKVKGRKRHILTDTCGFLIFLLVHAADIQDRDEAVDILMAIRKRFPWLRHIFADGGYAGNKLRSSLASMGKWTVEIIRRSDTAKGFEILPRRWVVERTFAWLGRCKRLAKDWDKSIASSTAWTLIASIRMLTRRTARHCQC is encoded by the coding sequence ATGGCATGGACTGGTATTGCCCGACGTGAACATAGCCGGGAGGGGTTGCGATATCCATCGGATATGACGGATGCCGAGTGGGCTTTGATTATGCCGTTCGTGCCGCCGGCGAAACGGGGCGGACGACCGCGTACGACGGATATGCGCGAGGTGATCAACGCCATACTCTACGTAGCCTCGGCCGGGTGCGCGTGGCGCCTGCTCCCGAAATGCTTTCCACCGGTATCGACTGTCCGGCGCTATTTCTACACCTGGCGCGATGGCGGACTGTTTGAGGTCATGAATACGGTGCTGGTCATGAGCCTGCGCGAAATCGAGGGGCGTGAAGCTTCTCCGAGCGCGGGCGTGATTGACAGTCAGTCGGTGAAAACCACGGAAAGCGGCGGCATTTCTGGCTATGACGCGGGCAAGAAGGTTAAAGGCCGCAAGCGCCATATCCTGACGGATACCTGCGGCTTTCTAATCTTTCTTCTCGTTCATGCCGCCGATATTCAGGATCGCGACGAGGCCGTTGATATCCTGATGGCGATACGCAAACGCTTCCCCTGGCTTCGCCACATCTTCGCCGATGGTGGTTATGCTGGTAATAAACTGCGATCCTCGCTTGCCTCCATGGGAAAATGGACCGTCGAAATTATCAGGCGATCGGACACAGCGAAGGGCTTTGAAATCCTGCCGCGCCGCTGGGTGGTTGAACGGACATTCGCCTGGCTGGGACGGTGCAAGCGTCTCGCCAAAGATTGGGACAAATCCATTGCCTCATCAACCGCGTGGACACTGATCGCCTCAATACGGATGCTCACACGACGGACAGCAAGACATTGTCAGTGTTAA
- a CDS encoding DEAD/DEAH box helicase — protein sequence MNVFDLDADLLSRYESFARSFTAIRAKDISTQVENIYRSGKFWPEPLIGVNPHFAPGRALLEMAEEGIVDPDLPKIFALGADRAPISLHRHQDQSLSKALQGRNYIVTTGTGSGKSLCFFVPIIDRILKARRAGETQRTRAIVIYPMNALANSQCEELEKFIKDCCISPHLKPTFERYTGQESDSERKRIAAAKPDILLTNFMMLELLMTRQDGLDQNVVANMEGLEFLVLDELHTYRGRQGADVAMLVRRVRERLGAKNMLCIGTSATMASGDDDAGRKSVARVGTTLFGSSVHEDDVITESLSRCTQGVPRLEALKAAIIQPEPSPADFEAFRRDPLAVWIEMNVGLDEEEARRRRKPQTLTSAAETLSKQTDLDAALCHKALASRLVAMSECRDARDQAFMAFKLHRFLSGAGHAHATLQPAGLRRVALAAEKYDREDRRARLYPVFFCRECGHEVHSVSINDEGTVVARPIDQAPCDGVDSEGWQHGFLVPDVDGALTFSGAPEDYPDDWLELTKSEDPRLKSSHRGKHEGRMMLLGADGRGDIDGVRAWFFPGKFRFCPHCRNQPPPQARDINKLAGLSAEGRSSATTMITGAILDWMERSQVPAETARRKLLGFTDNRQDAALQSGHFNDFIFVTLLRGAMLRAVRTAGHEGLGHEQFGDALRRALGFDPEDKARRSAWMLDANPKGFSALEEAKATINRVLAHRLWNDLRRGWRFTNPNLDQLDLIRVDYPGVAMLAEDDESCSGKDQESLTHVQRRGFALLAAIPAETRRMMFYEVFDAMRQGLAVAVDALDQTELLQVSEKSRSVLKDPWAISAEEQYKDLNFLTTLVIGLRASKYDRVVRVSARSGLARRLVQLAGVEIPLADREPLLEAMLAAAAKHQMVRQFSVGQLAGWRLAPGAVRLKPGAGKPDKGKGNTFFTGLYADVSARLGTPGDLPMAFEAREHTAQVDALLRELRECRFRFGVNDKARMAEMAGEARVINEKRDFLPLLYCSPTMELGVDISQLNVVYLRNAPPTPANYAQRAGRAGRSGQAALVVTYCAAQSPHDQYYFERRIDLVAGIVKAPAIDLVNADLLSAHVHAEWLAAAKESLGKSIPDNLDMEAERLPVKATTLGAFAAATADTASEVRAARIVASALPPAGAPQIGDPVAFVADLWGKSVAAFDTAFRRWRELYRSACQDRDEAHRVSQRTGLSAPERREARARYIGADKQVELLASGVSSQSSDFYVYRYLATEGFLPGYNFPRLPLYAFVDADKTSTVLQRPRFLAIAEFGPNSLVYHEGKAYRCNRAKLPAGSRNEDNTLVTRTMKCCQSCGAAHESETQERCVVCDDSLTDEGRLAKLYRIENVDAVPGARITVNDEDRQRRGFDLRTIFEWDPRRQEDLLLKSDESPLAVLCYGPQTKLSRVNLGLRRRKEKAHTGFDIDTLTGRWLKDAETDDDGGEDDPKVGRRQSIVPVVEDTKNALLIRFDRRLGLSTAQMATLQHALIRAIEAEHVLETGELLGEPLPTQEDRKAILLYEAAEGGAGVLKRLMDGPERWQRIAEVALDLMHLKRAADGHLHDGEDACVAGCYRCLLSYYNQPDHEMIDREDKVVRDVIERMARCARDRPADVPAGSGEPGDDPWRVALAGWQAPAPKTEAIAGVTWPLCWPDHMVMAVAGTAPHELVARCAAIGRELIQLPELPGETMPPALAAALGVPA from the coding sequence ATGAATGTATTCGACCTCGATGCGGATCTATTAAGCCGTTACGAGTCCTTCGCTCGATCGTTTACTGCGATCCGTGCGAAAGACATCAGTACACAGGTGGAAAATATTTATCGCAGTGGCAAGTTTTGGCCCGAACCGTTGATCGGGGTTAATCCGCATTTCGCGCCCGGCCGTGCGCTGTTGGAAATGGCGGAAGAGGGGATAGTCGACCCGGATTTACCCAAGATCTTTGCACTTGGCGCAGATCGTGCGCCAATCAGTTTGCACCGGCATCAGGACCAATCGCTGTCGAAGGCGTTACAGGGCCGTAATTATATCGTCACTACCGGCACTGGCTCGGGTAAGTCATTATGCTTTTTCGTACCGATCATTGACCGCATCCTCAAGGCCCGGCGCGCAGGTGAGACGCAGCGCACGCGTGCTATCGTCATCTATCCGATGAACGCACTGGCTAATTCGCAGTGTGAGGAGCTTGAGAAATTCATCAAAGACTGCTGCATTTCCCCTCATCTCAAACCTACTTTCGAGCGTTACACAGGGCAGGAAAGCGACAGCGAACGCAAGCGCATCGCAGCGGCGAAGCCCGACATTTTACTGACCAATTTCATGATGCTCGAACTGTTGATGACTAGACAGGACGGGCTCGATCAGAATGTGGTCGCCAACATGGAGGGGTTGGAGTTTCTTGTGCTCGACGAGCTGCACACCTATCGCGGTCGGCAGGGCGCGGATGTCGCAATGCTAGTGCGCCGAGTGCGCGAGCGTTTGGGTGCTAAAAACATGCTATGCATCGGCACCTCGGCGACAATGGCGTCCGGCGACGACGATGCGGGGCGCAAGTCAGTGGCGAGGGTCGGCACAACGCTGTTCGGTAGCTCGGTCCATGAAGATGACGTAATCACCGAAAGCCTGTCGCGCTGCACACAGGGTGTGCCTCGGCTGGAGGCGCTCAAAGCGGCGATAATTCAGCCTGAACCGTCGCCGGCTGACTTCGAGGCCTTCCGCCGCGACCCGCTGGCGGTGTGGATTGAGATGAATGTCGGCTTGGACGAGGAGGAGGCGCGGCGCCGTCGCAAGCCGCAGACACTGACCAGTGCGGCTGAAACCCTATCGAAGCAAACTGACCTAGACGCCGCGCTGTGCCACAAGGCGCTGGCCTCGCGCCTTGTGGCCATGAGTGAATGCAGAGACGCGCGCGACCAAGCGTTCATGGCGTTTAAGCTGCACCGTTTCCTGTCGGGTGCTGGCCATGCCCATGCCACGCTGCAGCCTGCCGGCCTCCGTCGTGTGGCGCTGGCCGCAGAGAAGTACGACCGCGAGGATCGCCGTGCGCGTCTTTACCCCGTGTTCTTCTGCCGTGAATGCGGGCACGAGGTGCATTCGGTATCGATCAATGATGAGGGTACGGTCGTAGCCCGTCCGATCGACCAGGCCCCGTGCGACGGCGTCGACAGCGAGGGATGGCAGCACGGTTTCCTAGTGCCCGATGTCGATGGCGCGTTGACTTTTTCGGGTGCCCCTGAAGACTATCCGGACGATTGGCTCGAACTCACCAAGTCAGAGGATCCGCGCCTGAAGTCCAGCCATCGCGGCAAGCATGAAGGCCGCATGATGCTGCTCGGCGCAGATGGCCGTGGCGATATCGATGGGGTGCGTGCCTGGTTCTTTCCGGGCAAGTTTCGCTTCTGTCCTCATTGCCGCAACCAGCCTCCCCCGCAGGCGCGCGACATTAACAAGCTAGCGGGTCTGTCGGCTGAAGGTCGTAGTTCGGCGACTACGATGATCACCGGTGCCATACTTGACTGGATGGAGCGTAGCCAGGTTCCGGCCGAGACGGCGCGGCGTAAGCTGCTGGGCTTCACCGACAACCGGCAGGATGCAGCGTTGCAGTCGGGCCATTTCAATGACTTCATCTTCGTCACCTTGCTGCGCGGTGCGATGCTGCGCGCGGTGCGGACTGCCGGTCATGAAGGACTGGGGCACGAGCAATTCGGCGATGCTCTGCGTCGCGCACTGGGTTTCGATCCGGAAGACAAGGCTCGCCGTTCCGCCTGGATGCTTGACGCCAACCCCAAGGGATTTTCCGCGCTAGAAGAGGCCAAGGCGACGATCAATCGCGTATTGGCGCATCGATTGTGGAACGACTTGCGGCGAGGCTGGCGCTTTACCAATCCGAACCTCGACCAGCTCGATCTGATCCGTGTCGACTATCCCGGCGTGGCGATGCTGGCGGAAGATGACGAAAGCTGTAGCGGCAAAGATCAGGAAAGCCTGACCCACGTGCAGCGCCGGGGCTTTGCGTTGCTTGCGGCGATCCCGGCAGAGACGCGGCGGATGATGTTCTACGAAGTGTTTGACGCGATGCGGCAGGGGTTAGCGGTGGCGGTGGATGCGCTCGATCAGACCGAACTCCTCCAGGTTAGCGAAAAGTCGCGCAGCGTGCTTAAGGACCCTTGGGCCATCAGCGCCGAGGAACAGTACAAGGATCTCAATTTCCTCACTACGCTGGTGATCGGACTGCGGGCGAGCAAGTACGACCGCGTGGTGCGCGTCTCGGCTCGCAGCGGATTGGCGCGCAGGCTGGTGCAGTTGGCGGGAGTAGAAATTCCCCTTGCTGACCGCGAGCCCTTGCTTGAGGCAATGTTGGCGGCGGCGGCGAAGCATCAGATGGTGCGCCAGTTCTCGGTCGGACAACTGGCTGGCTGGCGGCTTGCGCCTGGCGCGGTGAGGCTGAAACCCGGCGCGGGCAAGCCAGATAAAGGTAAGGGCAACACTTTTTTTACGGGCCTCTATGCTGATGTGTCCGCACGTCTCGGCACCCCTGGCGATCTGCCGATGGCTTTTGAGGCGCGTGAGCATACCGCGCAGGTCGATGCGCTGCTGCGCGAGCTGCGTGAATGCCGTTTCCGCTTCGGTGTGAACGACAAAGCCCGTATGGCGGAGATGGCAGGTGAGGCGCGGGTCATCAACGAGAAGCGTGATTTCTTGCCGCTACTCTACTGTTCGCCAACGATGGAACTTGGCGTCGATATCTCCCAGCTCAACGTCGTCTATCTGCGTAATGCCCCGCCAACTCCAGCCAACTATGCCCAGCGTGCCGGCCGCGCTGGACGCAGCGGGCAGGCAGCGCTCGTTGTGACTTATTGTGCGGCGCAGAGCCCGCACGATCAGTATTATTTTGAAAGACGGATCGATCTCGTCGCTGGTATTGTCAAGGCGCCGGCGATCGATCTGGTCAACGCCGACCTGCTCTCTGCGCACGTCCATGCAGAATGGCTGGCGGCAGCGAAGGAATCGTTGGGCAAGTCGATCCCCGACAATCTCGATATGGAAGCAGAAAGGCTGCCTGTGAAGGCCACGACACTGGGCGCCTTTGCTGCGGCAACTGCCGACACGGCGTCCGAGGTCAGAGCGGCTAGAATCGTCGCATCGGCCCTGCCGCCTGCAGGTGCACCGCAGATCGGCGATCCGGTAGCCTTCGTTGCCGACTTGTGGGGCAAGAGCGTAGCGGCGTTCGACACGGCGTTCCGCCGTTGGCGCGAACTCTACCGCTCGGCCTGCCAGGACCGTGACGAAGCGCACCGGGTCAGCCAGCGCACCGGGCTCAGTGCACCTGAGCGCCGCGAGGCCCGGGCGCGTTACATTGGCGCGGACAAGCAGGTGGAGCTGCTGGCGAGCGGGGTGTCCTCGCAAAGTTCGGACTTCTACGTCTACCGCTACCTCGCTACCGAGGGCTTCCTGCCAGGCTACAACTTCCCGCGGCTACCGCTCTATGCCTTCGTCGATGCCGACAAGACCTCGACTGTGCTCCAGCGTCCGCGCTTCCTGGCAATTGCCGAGTTCGGGCCGAACAGTCTCGTCTATCACGAAGGCAAGGCCTATCGTTGCAACCGTGCGAAATTGCCTGCCGGGTCGCGCAACGAAGATAACACGCTCGTCACCCGGACGATGAAATGCTGCCAGTCATGCGGGGCTGCTCACGAAAGCGAGACGCAGGAACGGTGTGTAGTCTGCGATGATTCGCTGACCGACGAAGGGCGCCTTGCCAAGCTCTATCGCATTGAGAATGTCGATGCCGTTCCCGGCGCGCGGATCACAGTTAATGATGAGGACCGTCAACGGCGTGGCTTCGATTTACGCACGATCTTCGAATGGGATCCTCGGCGGCAGGAAGATCTGTTGCTCAAGTCAGATGAAAGCCCGCTGGCGGTGTTGTGCTATGGCCCGCAGACAAAACTCTCACGCGTTAATCTTGGTCTGCGGCGGCGTAAGGAGAAGGCGCATACCGGTTTTGACATCGACACGCTGACGGGGCGCTGGCTGAAGGATGCCGAGACTGACGACGATGGTGGCGAAGATGATCCCAAGGTCGGCCGCCGCCAGTCGATCGTCCCGGTGGTGGAGGACACCAAGAACGCACTGTTGATCCGCTTCGATCGGAGGCTGGGCCTTTCCACTGCGCAAATGGCGACGTTGCAGCATGCGCTGATTCGAGCGATTGAGGCCGAGCATGTGCTGGAAACCGGCGAACTGCTGGGTGAGCCGCTGCCTACGCAGGAAGACCGCAAGGCGATCCTGCTCTACGAGGCGGCCGAGGGTGGCGCGGGTGTGCTCAAGCGGCTGATGGACGGCCCTGAACGCTGGCAACGGATTGCCGAGGTCGCACTGGACCTCATGCACCTGAAGCGGGCTGCGGACGGCCATCTTCACGACGGCGAGGATGCCTGTGTGGCCGGCTGCTATCGCTGCCTGCTGTCCTACTATAACCAGCCTGACCACGAGATGATCGACCGCGAGGACAAGGTCGTGCGCGATGTCATCGAACGCATGGCGCGTTGTGCTCGCGATCGTCCGGCCGATGTACCGGCCGGTTCTGGCGAACCCGGCGACGATCCGTGGCGGGTCGCATTGGCGGGTTGGCAGGCGCCTGCGCCAAAGACCGAGGCGATTGCCGGGGTCACTTGGCCGCTATGCTGGCCGGACCACATGGTTATGGCCGTTGCCGGAACCGCGCCGCACGAACTCGTCGCCCGTTGTGCGGCGATCGGGCGTGAACTCATTCAATTGCCGGAACTGCCCGGCGAAACTATGCCGCCCGCGCTGGCGGCGGCGCTTGGAGTGCCCGCATGA